In Bythopirellula goksoeyrii, a single window of DNA contains:
- a CDS encoding exosortase/archaeosortase family protein, with product MKKKKQDKLSMKAKASSHSGRAAPSDSSLSSASPSLPSSPLWYGLSGALALAAIVWAYWPTLTEMVHKWESQPDYSHGYLVIPIALVFLWSRRSSFPTENVGASWWGLGLLAAAVGLRVLAGRFYLLPLDGWTLPLTVAGVVWLLYGTPVAKWSWPALVFLWFMVPIPFSAERWLRVPLQAIATKLGTAVLMMLGQPAIAEGNVILLGDHTLFVEEACSGMRIFVGIFALAFAFVLFSRWSYWQKALVLLATLPVAIVANVTRIVVTGLLYQHVSSDAGQKFSHDIAGFVMIPLAAVLLWLFLIYLDRLFPQVEELRPTGKIFGNAPPAAN from the coding sequence ATGAAAAAGAAAAAACAAGACAAATTGTCAATGAAAGCGAAGGCAAGCAGCCATTCAGGGAGAGCTGCACCCAGTGACAGCTCACTCTCAAGCGCTTCCCCTTCGTTGCCAAGCAGTCCCCTGTGGTATGGACTCAGTGGCGCTTTAGCACTGGCCGCCATCGTGTGGGCCTACTGGCCGACACTGACTGAAATGGTCCATAAATGGGAGAGCCAGCCGGACTATTCTCATGGTTATTTGGTGATTCCTATTGCCCTGGTGTTCCTCTGGAGTCGTCGTTCTTCCTTCCCTACTGAAAACGTCGGTGCAAGTTGGTGGGGCTTAGGTCTCCTGGCGGCGGCTGTTGGCTTGCGTGTGCTCGCCGGCAGGTTTTACCTACTCCCCTTAGATGGCTGGACCTTGCCACTCACCGTGGCCGGCGTGGTGTGGCTCCTTTATGGAACCCCCGTGGCGAAATGGAGTTGGCCAGCCCTAGTTTTTTTGTGGTTCATGGTGCCGATTCCCTTCTCGGCAGAACGGTGGCTGCGGGTCCCCCTCCAGGCGATTGCGACCAAACTTGGGACCGCGGTACTCATGATGTTGGGCCAGCCCGCCATTGCTGAGGGGAATGTCATCTTGCTGGGCGATCATACTTTATTTGTGGAGGAAGCCTGTTCGGGGATGCGGATATTTGTGGGCATCTTCGCCTTGGCCTTCGCCTTTGTCTTGTTTTCCCGCTGGAGTTATTGGCAAAAAGCCTTGGTCTTGTTGGCCACACTGCCAGTGGCCATTGTGGCCAATGTCACGCGGATCGTCGTGACAGGGTTACTTTACCAGCATGTATCCAGCGACGCTGGACAGAAGTTTAGTCATGACATCGCCGGCTTTGTAATGATCCCTTTAGCCGCCGTATTACTGTGGTTGTTCTTGATCTACTTGGATCGACTGTTTCCCCAAGTAGAAGAGCTTCGCCCGACAGGTAAGATTTTCGGCAATGCACCCCCAGCGGCAAATTAG
- a CDS encoding transcription termination/antitermination NusG family protein codes for MLIESSPPAASGHLASSDVSVSRHPPGSMETKNPYLFPDGLLNSLSTSDETSEVAGPSGNCAAVVRAEPGQWFLVHTKPRQEKKLAEELRKLGVPHYLPVTHCKSVTRGRSRYAWLPLFPSYLFLKATNEQRLLALKTNRIVATHLVVDQESLDRNLSDLADLIEKDVPLRIEERLVAGQEVEIIAGLLKGKRGTVIKRGGKTRLFLMIAEILGGVSLEIEQHYVNLL; via the coding sequence ATGTTAATTGAATCATCGCCGCCTGCTGCTTCTGGCCATCTTGCCAGTTCGGATGTTTCTGTTTCGCGACATCCCCCTGGATCGATGGAAACGAAAAATCCTTATCTCTTCCCAGATGGTTTACTCAACTCACTTTCAACTTCAGATGAAACTTCTGAAGTTGCCGGTCCCAGCGGAAATTGTGCGGCTGTCGTGAGGGCGGAGCCTGGGCAGTGGTTTTTAGTCCACACCAAGCCGCGTCAGGAAAAGAAACTTGCGGAAGAATTGCGGAAACTGGGAGTGCCGCATTATTTGCCGGTCACCCACTGCAAGTCTGTGACACGAGGGCGTTCACGTTATGCCTGGCTGCCCCTTTTTCCCAGCTACCTGTTTCTTAAGGCCACCAATGAGCAGCGGCTACTAGCACTGAAGACGAATCGGATCGTGGCAACTCATCTGGTCGTGGATCAAGAATCTCTTGATCGCAACCTATCGGACTTGGCAGACCTTATTGAAAAAGATGTGCCACTGAGAATTGAAGAGCGACTGGTCGCTGGGCAAGAAGTCGAGATCATAGCGGGACTATTAAAAGGCAAACGTGGCACTGTGATTAAGCGAGGTGGAAAGACACGTTTATTCCTGATGATTGCCGAAATCTTGGGGGGAGTGTCGCTAGAAATTGAACAGCATTATGTGAATTTATTATGA
- a CDS encoding helix-turn-helix domain-containing protein, with translation MNSQLSPRQFEVVRLTSLGCLVTEIAAILGISRIAVTHHQAAAMEKLGTDRVCLAHEVRYQT, from the coding sequence ATGAACTCGCAGCTATCGCCCCGACAGTTTGAGGTTGTAAGACTAACGAGTCTCGGCTGTTTGGTCACTGAGATTGCCGCCATTCTCGGCATATCTCGTATCGCTGTGACCCATCACCAAGCAGCTGCCATGGAAAAACTCGGCACCGATAGAGTATGTCTTGCTCACGAGGTTCGTTATCAAACCTAA
- a CDS encoding prolipoprotein diacylglyceryl transferase, protein MNLQPPQTQSSYSRPSSNGDSSAASLDENDCELDEYEYRSLEDLQGIWNDGLKYARSSCPEQLLLLQRKYVEEREYYSDQFKQEAQGDEPNSAAAEPLPELDLAVEAVAQFRANEAREKALSDNEDPVDRPANDPPRNGYSPSAASNAEVEKYASGPKGQLSCTDGEAELEPDPLGPAAPLTPEESLEEVFLSEQGCGAPSGSNSDSGLEDDLPQEPAPENPAATDPEQEDERSSDEMVAEKWEKVIREAAGVKSTLFLEQVDTEIAEQAEQERYMNKCRGLGLQNQLNKLPWRPANVCVSLLPAELQQALIDIQPLYEELVKQTGLSALERTFGTTMVYLAWDEAVEHQDLGSQCPQREYPGKTSSTTKSGRRLNQLLKIAQTKINTAELLLKIKEFRNKYKPYSLYK, encoded by the coding sequence ATGAACCTTCAGCCTCCCCAAACCCAGTCTTCGTATTCTCGCCCCAGTTCCAATGGGGATTCCTCGGCTGCAAGCCTCGACGAGAATGACTGCGAACTAGACGAGTATGAATACCGTTCCCTGGAAGACCTCCAAGGGATATGGAATGATGGTCTGAAATATGCGCGATCTTCTTGCCCCGAGCAACTTTTGCTCTTACAACGCAAGTACGTAGAAGAACGCGAATACTACTCCGACCAATTCAAGCAGGAAGCTCAAGGCGATGAGCCTAATAGTGCTGCCGCTGAGCCACTGCCAGAACTCGACCTGGCAGTAGAAGCTGTCGCCCAATTCAGGGCTAACGAGGCTCGCGAGAAAGCCCTTTCCGACAACGAAGATCCTGTGGATCGACCCGCAAACGATCCACCACGAAATGGGTATTCCCCATCCGCAGCCAGCAACGCTGAGGTCGAAAAGTATGCGTCGGGACCTAAAGGGCAATTGTCCTGCACCGATGGCGAAGCTGAGCTTGAGCCAGACCCGCTGGGCCCGGCTGCTCCCCTAACCCCCGAGGAGTCTCTTGAAGAAGTTTTCTTATCCGAGCAAGGGTGCGGAGCACCTTCGGGATCCAACAGCGACAGCGGCTTGGAGGATGATTTACCCCAGGAGCCGGCGCCAGAGAATCCTGCAGCCACCGATCCCGAACAGGAAGACGAAAGATCCTCTGACGAAATGGTAGCTGAAAAATGGGAGAAAGTAATTCGAGAAGCAGCAGGTGTCAAAAGTACGCTGTTTTTGGAACAGGTTGACACTGAGATCGCCGAGCAGGCGGAACAAGAACGATACATGAACAAGTGTCGGGGACTCGGACTGCAAAACCAATTGAATAAACTTCCTTGGAGGCCCGCGAACGTATGTGTTAGCTTGTTACCCGCTGAACTACAACAGGCTTTGATTGATATTCAACCCCTGTATGAGGAGTTAGTCAAGCAAACTGGTCTTTCAGCCCTGGAAAGGACCTTCGGGACCACCATGGTTTATCTGGCGTGGGACGAAGCTGTCGAGCACCAGGATCTTGGTTCGCAATGCCCTCAGAGAGAATACCCCGGAAAAACTTCGAGCACCACCAAGAGTGGGCGAAGGCTTAATCAGCTCCTAAAGATCGCTCAGACTAAAATCAACACAGCGGAGTTGCTCCTGAAAATCAAAGAATTCCGTAATAAATACAAACCTTATAGTCTCTACAAATAA
- a CDS encoding response regulator transcription factor produces MSIHLTERQRQVVRLTSLGCSTEETAAILGLAVSTADNHKAAAMQRLGTDKAALLTRLAIKYRISSLKDKLSAAEKRKSGRKNDGWN; encoded by the coding sequence ATGTCAATACATCTTACAGAACGACAACGACAAGTTGTCCGGCTCACAAGTCTCGGTTGTTCAACCGAGGAAACGGCTGCCATTCTTGGCCTCGCGGTTTCCACCGCTGACAATCACAAAGCAGCGGCGATGCAACGTCTGGGAACCGACAAGGCCGCATTGCTCACAAGACTTGCCATCAAATACCGGATATCGTCTTTGAAGGATAAACTTTCCGCCGCAGAAAAACGCAAGAGCGGACGGAAAAACGACGGTTGGAACTGA
- a CDS encoding lamin tail domain-containing protein gives MIRYVQLVAFLVVLLVPLQSRGSIVINEIHADPAADLSGDANGDGVRSATHDEFIELLNTGLSSVDIGGWTLSDDDTSSVFSFPFATMIAPGEFVVLFGGGTPTGFGSIQVFTDDGSIGTGLSNSGDTVQLFDDSSTPVLIASYTYGSEGGDDQSLTRSPDGTGGFVKHSTIPPGNLFSPGTAASAIVPELTSFAVWSVLGLVTYVGGRRRL, from the coding sequence ATGATTCGATACGTTCAGCTTGTTGCTTTCCTTGTTGTCCTTCTTGTACCCCTCCAATCGCGGGGCTCCATTGTTATCAACGAGATACATGCCGATCCGGCTGCGGATTTGTCCGGTGATGCCAATGGGGATGGTGTGAGATCTGCCACCCATGATGAATTTATTGAGCTGTTGAACACGGGTTTAAGCTCCGTAGACATCGGCGGATGGACATTAAGTGACGATGATACCAGCAGTGTCTTTTCCTTTCCTTTCGCTACTATGATCGCGCCGGGCGAGTTTGTGGTTTTATTCGGTGGAGGTACACCGACAGGGTTTGGTTCGATCCAGGTTTTTACGGATGACGGCTCTATAGGTACTGGCCTGTCAAACTCAGGGGATACGGTACAACTGTTTGATGATTCAAGTACCCCTGTGCTAATTGCTTCTTACACTTACGGATCGGAGGGAGGTGATGACCAATCACTCACTCGATCCCCTGATGGTACTGGAGGGTTCGTGAAACATAGTACGATTCCACCCGGCAACCTCTTCTCTCCAGGAACTGCTGCGTCCGCCATAGTTCCCGAATTAACGTCGTTTGCTGTATGGTCTGTGCTCGGACTAGTCACGTACGTCGGCGGTCGAAGACGTTTGTAG